CTACTCGACTTTGCTCAATAGCACCCTTCGGATGCTATATTTTTCAGGCACTGCAAGCAGTGGTGAATTAACTCTCAGAGATTAAAAAAAGTAACATAAAAATCATAAACAACAAAGAAATTCTTATTACTTCGGGAGCAAGCATGAACCGTATGATTGGCCGCGGTGCGCTGCAGCAATATCAACAAATAGGCGTCCAAAGTTCCATTATGGATGCTACTCCTCACAGACTCGTACAAATGCTTTTTGAAGGAGCGCTGGATCGTATCGCTAAAGCTAAGGGAGCTGTTATTCGTGGTGAAATATTGGATAAATGTCGATACATTGACGCTGCTATGTCCATTGTCGATAG
This region of Gammaproteobacteria bacterium genomic DNA includes:
- the fliS gene encoding Flagellar secretion chaperone FliSB, with amino-acid sequence MNRMIGRGALQQYQQIGVQSSIMDATPHRLVQMLFEGALDRIAKAKGAVIRGEILDKCRYIDAAMSIVDSLSGSLNLDAGGEVANNLAALYDYIGRRLFQANVENSALILDEVSNLLSQIKEGWDGIEYREYS